A window of Pirellula sp. SH-Sr6A contains these coding sequences:
- a CDS encoding PVC-type heme-binding CxxCH protein, whose protein sequence is MDRTTATLKRRQFARVLFSSLIAALLAGTASAQRELTDIPVPDAKEELATFQMGDGWTAELFAGDESRLAKPIHMNWDNRGRLWVASSETYPQIVPGKPANDKILVLEDTDGDGRADKTTVFAEGLLIPTGVLPGNDGSMASAYVVNSDKLEYMVDRDGDLVADEKQVILSGFGTEDTHHLLHSLRWGHDGWLYMNQSIYIHSHIETPWGVERLNGGGIWRYHPSTKQLEVVARGFVNPWGVHFDRYGQMFATDGAYGEGINYVFPGSVFVTAVGGTRFLGGLNPGSPKHCGLEILSGDHWPENIRGSMVTNDFRAHRVCRFVVTDDRSGYESVQQQEVIKTTHVAFRPIDAKQGLDGHLYIADWYNPIIQHGEVDFRDPRRDRTHGRIWRLTHKDQKKSNWKPIDAKLSFDELASLMTDEADLPRLFATQAMRLKAPTMEQVRGAWAGAAREVDRLQWLWMLEGQEAFPKEMQEQLLRSEDGRIRAAAYHSCLNQLSREIRLARASGQPLAPAQWDAWLQRAKPGLADAHPRVRLETLRILAEIPTAESAALACQVLDQPMDRFLDFALWQTLRDLKDAWLPDFNTNPKGLNGKPNHIAFAMRAVQDPSSVDALLQLIATGSVTSNTNASELLQLAAELGTSSQQSRLLDVLLRPDAKPALEPAAKASIFAAILDGSKARKQVVAPSAEAKTVLATLSQSNAAGDQAMRKLALRAIGQWKIGDLRGRIASALQDSNSGVRAAAIVGLAAIGDVDAKKQVIQLTQDPDAVVSVAAIEQTLEFDLGGACEAIASKMSAGGVSDEAWNQIVRLILGKKGGADALASAVSKAKVAVAPETGRQVRAAIRSSGAEATKLLETIESAAKLKENRWVWSESLRDQWIAKAQSSGDPHRGEMIYRRAELQCVQCHRIAGVGGLVGPDLSSIGAQAPADYLLEALLNPAAKVKEGYNAKLIRTVDDEIVTGIPIGETDTTVTLRGADGKEIRILKESIDESKDSRSLMPDGLLDSLSEAEAIDLLRFMIEMGRIDGPMRVQEDGSLRDWKSLVWTQKAHQLFNRTSLDSVAGDQSVFTWQPSAALVSGQVPLNGTATFQPHAGMEPVTFLMTELQVDREGTLRLLLGENAKKGMLLWVQGVPTAIEGDSVQFDVKTGALRLQVGIKRPVMGDRVQIRVDRDKSTARVAP, encoded by the coding sequence ATGGATCGTACAACTGCTACCTTGAAGCGCAGACAATTCGCGAGAGTGCTGTTTTCCTCTCTGATCGCCGCTTTGTTGGCCGGCACCGCATCCGCACAGCGAGAACTGACCGATATTCCCGTTCCTGATGCGAAGGAGGAGTTGGCAACCTTTCAGATGGGGGATGGCTGGACCGCGGAATTGTTTGCCGGCGATGAGTCGCGATTGGCGAAGCCGATTCACATGAATTGGGACAATCGCGGTCGGTTGTGGGTCGCGAGCAGCGAAACGTATCCGCAGATAGTTCCGGGCAAACCCGCCAATGACAAAATCCTTGTTTTGGAAGACACAGATGGCGATGGCCGGGCCGACAAAACGACGGTATTCGCCGAAGGCTTGCTGATTCCGACCGGCGTGTTGCCAGGCAATGATGGTTCGATGGCCAGCGCCTATGTCGTCAATAGCGACAAGCTCGAGTACATGGTCGATCGAGATGGGGATCTGGTCGCCGACGAGAAGCAAGTCATCTTGTCCGGATTCGGAACCGAGGACACGCACCATCTGCTGCACTCCCTTCGTTGGGGGCACGATGGATGGCTCTATATGAACCAATCCATCTATATCCACTCGCACATCGAAACACCTTGGGGAGTGGAGCGACTCAATGGTGGCGGCATTTGGCGCTATCACCCCTCGACCAAGCAATTGGAGGTCGTCGCGCGCGGTTTCGTCAATCCATGGGGTGTGCACTTCGATCGGTATGGTCAGATGTTTGCGACCGATGGTGCCTATGGAGAGGGGATCAATTACGTCTTTCCAGGCAGTGTATTTGTAACGGCGGTAGGGGGAACGCGATTTTTGGGAGGTTTGAATCCCGGCAGTCCGAAGCATTGTGGACTGGAGATCCTCAGCGGCGATCACTGGCCCGAAAACATTCGTGGTTCCATGGTCACCAACGACTTCCGAGCGCACCGGGTTTGTCGTTTTGTTGTCACCGACGATCGATCCGGTTACGAGTCGGTTCAGCAACAAGAGGTCATCAAGACCACCCACGTCGCCTTTCGACCGATCGACGCGAAGCAAGGGCTCGATGGCCACCTCTACATCGCGGACTGGTACAACCCGATCATCCAGCATGGCGAGGTCGATTTCCGCGATCCACGCCGCGACAGGACGCATGGCCGCATCTGGCGATTGACACACAAGGATCAGAAAAAATCGAACTGGAAGCCAATCGATGCCAAACTGTCCTTCGATGAGCTGGCAAGTTTGATGACCGACGAAGCCGATTTGCCTCGTCTATTTGCGACGCAAGCGATGCGACTCAAGGCCCCTACGATGGAGCAAGTGCGTGGAGCTTGGGCCGGAGCGGCCCGAGAAGTGGATCGATTGCAGTGGTTGTGGATGCTGGAAGGGCAAGAGGCATTTCCGAAGGAGATGCAGGAGCAGCTTTTGCGAAGCGAGGATGGTCGAATCCGCGCGGCTGCCTACCATTCCTGCCTCAATCAGTTGAGTCGTGAAATTCGATTGGCTCGCGCGTCGGGGCAACCCCTTGCTCCTGCCCAGTGGGACGCTTGGCTGCAGCGTGCGAAACCGGGACTTGCCGATGCGCACCCGCGTGTTCGGTTGGAGACGTTGCGCATTCTCGCTGAAATCCCAACCGCGGAATCCGCTGCATTAGCGTGTCAGGTTCTCGACCAACCGATGGATCGGTTTTTAGACTTCGCGCTGTGGCAAACGCTCCGCGACCTTAAGGATGCTTGGCTGCCCGACTTCAACACGAATCCGAAGGGTCTTAACGGAAAGCCCAACCACATTGCCTTTGCCATGCGAGCGGTGCAGGACCCATCGAGCGTCGATGCGTTGCTTCAGTTGATCGCGACAGGGAGCGTCACATCCAATACCAACGCGTCGGAATTGCTTCAGTTAGCAGCCGAGCTAGGGACTTCTTCGCAACAGTCGCGTTTGTTGGACGTGCTTCTTCGTCCCGATGCGAAACCAGCGTTGGAACCCGCTGCTAAAGCTTCGATCTTTGCCGCGATTCTCGATGGAAGCAAGGCAAGGAAACAAGTCGTTGCACCATCCGCCGAAGCCAAAACTGTCCTCGCGACCCTCTCCCAATCGAATGCGGCTGGCGATCAAGCGATGAGGAAGTTGGCATTGCGGGCGATCGGGCAATGGAAAATAGGTGACCTGCGAGGGCGCATCGCTAGCGCTTTACAAGACTCGAACTCCGGTGTTCGGGCGGCAGCCATTGTGGGACTTGCGGCGATAGGAGACGTCGATGCAAAGAAACAAGTGATTCAGTTAACCCAAGATCCGGACGCGGTGGTTTCGGTGGCTGCGATCGAGCAAACCCTCGAGTTTGACTTGGGAGGGGCCTGCGAAGCGATCGCATCCAAGATGTCGGCAGGCGGTGTCTCCGATGAAGCATGGAATCAAATCGTTCGACTGATCTTAGGGAAAAAAGGGGGAGCGGATGCTCTCGCCAGCGCCGTGTCAAAAGCCAAAGTTGCTGTCGCACCAGAAACGGGTAGGCAAGTTCGGGCGGCGATTCGCAGCAGTGGCGCGGAAGCGACAAAACTGTTGGAGACGATTGAATCGGCCGCCAAGCTCAAGGAGAATCGATGGGTGTGGTCCGAGTCCCTTCGCGACCAGTGGATTGCCAAAGCGCAGTCGTCTGGCGACCCACATCGAGGCGAGATGATTTACAGGCGGGCCGAATTGCAGTGCGTTCAGTGTCACCGAATCGCCGGAGTTGGGGGGCTCGTAGGTCCTGATCTGTCTTCGATCGGAGCCCAGGCACCTGCGGACTATTTGTTAGAGGCGCTCCTCAATCCAGCTGCGAAAGTGAAGGAGGGCTATAACGCCAAATTGATTCGAACCGTGGACGACGAGATCGTTACAGGGATTCCGATTGGAGAGACCGACACGACGGTCACATTGCGTGGAGCTGATGGGAAAGAGATTCGGATTCTGAAGGAATCGATCGATGAAAGCAAAGACTCGCGGTCCCTGATGCCCGATGGATTGCTCGATTCGCTAAGTGAAGCGGAAGCGATTGATCTGCTTCGGTTCATGATCGAGATGGGGCGCATTGATGGTCCGATGCGTGTGCAAGAGGACGGCTCGCTTCGAGATTGGAAATCGCTCGTCTGGACGCAAAAAGCGCATCAGTTGTTCAATCGAACGAGCCTTGATTCCGTTGCGGGGGATCAATCGGTGTTCACGTGGCAGCCTTCCGCTGCATTGGTGTCTGGGCAAGTTCCTTTGAACGGGACAGCAACGTTTCAGCCCCATGCCGGAATGGAGCCAGTCACTTTCTTGATGACGGAACTCCAAGTCGATCGAGAAGGAACCCTAAGGCTTCTCCTCGGTGAAAACGCGAAGAAGGGGATGCTGTTGTGGGTCCAAGGAGTTCCGACCGCGATCGAAGGGGATTCCGTGCAGTTCGATGTGAAGACCGGAGCATTGAGGCTTCAAGTGGGGATCAAGCGACCTGTGATGGGAGATCGCGTTCAGATCCGTGTCGACCGAGATAAATCCACTGCCCGAGTTGCCCCCTAG